The genomic stretch ATCAGCAGGAACACGTCCTCGGGGATCGTGGCATTCAGGACCACGCCCACCAGCAGCACGCCGGTCATGAGCATCACGGTCAGCCACGGGACGCCGCGCTTGGAGATCCGGCCAAAGGCGGCCGGCGCATGCCCCTGCTGCGAGAGGCCGAAGAGGACGCGGCCGGCGCCGAAGATGTCGGAGTTGATGGCGGAAAGGGCCGCGGTGATGACCACGGCGTTGAGGATGTGTGCGGCCAGGGGAATGCCCAGGGCGTCGAAAATCTGCACGAACGGGCTGGTTTCGCCGGTGATTTTGTCCCACGGGACCAGGCTCATGAGCACGCCCAGAGTCAGCACGTAGAACAGCAGGATGCGCAGCGGGACCGTGTTGACCGCTGCCGGGATGGACTTGCCGGGGTTCTGCGCCTCGCCCGCGGTGACCCCGATGGTTTCTATGCCGCCAAAGGCAAACATCACGACGGCGAACGCGGCCAGGAGCCCGACCCACCCGTTGGGAAGGAACCCGCCGTTGTTGACGAGGTTGCCCAGGCCCGCGGTGGCTGCGCCGTCGATCTGGAAACCAAGCACGATGATGGCCGCACCGCCGGCGATCATGGCGATGATGGCGGAGACCTTCACCAGGGTGAACCAGAACTCCAGCTCGCCAAAGACCTTCACGCTGAGCAGGTTGATGGCCGCCAGGAAGAAGATGATGGCCAGGATCCAGATCCAGCGCGGCACGTCGTGGAACCAGAAGCCCATGTAGATGCTGAAGGCCGTTACGTCGGCGATGGCCACGATGGCCATTTCAAAGACATATGTCCAACCGGTTATGAATCCCGCGAGCGGGCCGAGGTAGCGGCTGGCGTACTGGCCGAAGGAGCCGGAGACGGGGTGGCGCACGGCGAGCTCGCCCAGCGCACGCATGACCATGAACACGGCCGCGCCGGCAATGATGTAGGCCAGCAGGACCGCCGGTCCGGCCTTCTGGATGGCACTCGAGGAGCCGTAGAACAAGCCGGTGCCGATGGCCGAGCCCAGCGCCATGAAGCGGATGTGGCGGGCGTTCAACCCGCGGGTGAGGACGGATCCCTTGGTGTTCATGCGTGAGCTTTCTAACACAAAGTGCTGGGT from Arthrobacter stackebrandtii encodes the following:
- a CDS encoding amino acid permease codes for the protein MNTKGSVLTRGLNARHIRFMALGSAIGTGLFYGSSSAIQKAGPAVLLAYIIAGAAVFMVMRALGELAVRHPVSGSFGQYASRYLGPLAGFITGWTYVFEMAIVAIADVTAFSIYMGFWFHDVPRWIWILAIIFFLAAINLLSVKVFGELEFWFTLVKVSAIIAMIAGGAAIIVLGFQIDGAATAGLGNLVNNGGFLPNGWVGLLAAFAVVMFAFGGIETIGVTAGEAQNPGKSIPAAVNTVPLRILLFYVLTLGVLMSLVPWDKITGETSPFVQIFDALGIPLAAHILNAVVITAALSAINSDIFGAGRVLFGLSQQGHAPAAFGRISKRGVPWLTVMLMTGVLLVGVVLNATIPEDVFLLIASIATFATVWVWIMILASHVAMKREIARNRLAPSAFPVPFWPLASILTGVFMLGIIVLLGVYPDTRTALYVGTAWLVLLAVAFKLWVRGDGRRRPDLIDETPPAAVAEQIPVAAAGA